DNA sequence from the Synechococcus sp. MU1617 genome:
TGACCTGCAGCAGGGCCCATGGCCGCCATTGCCCCAACAGTGCGCGGGCCGGCTCATCCGCCAGCAGTAGGGCCTGCGCGGGTTGGGAAGACGCTGTGAGCTCCTGCCACTGGTTCAAGCGAGGCTGGAGGGCACGCCCGTTCTGGCGTTGCGCCAGAGCCATCAAGGACTCCCCCCACCAGTTCAGCGCTGACGAGCGAACCTGAGCCACGGCCAATTGAGCGTCCACCCCCGGCTGGCGTCCCCGCTGGCGCACCAGGCGCGTCCACACGCTCAACACCTCGCCATCGCCCTCCAGCTCAGAACGGGTCAGGCCCTGCTCCTGCAAACGGGCGTCCACCGCATCCCTGGCAGGGTTTTGCGGGCGGGTGGCCAGCAGCCACCCCTCGGGTTGGTCCTGCCAGAGGAGAGGGCCGTCATCGGCTTCAACAACAGCATCTGCCGCCGGCTGATCCGCCAAGTGCTGCTCAAGCACCGGAGCGAACCATTGGGCCAACGGATGGCTTTCGCTTGGATCCAACAAACGGGCTGGACTCTGCAGCTGCGCCAGCCAGCGGGCATGGCCGCCGGCCGACGCGGTCAGATCCGTGAGCCCAGGCCAGGGGTCAGTGCCAAGAGCTTGCTGGAACCCCAGCCTCCCATCCACCGCCAGGGTTGAACCCTCCGGCCGCAGTGATGCCACGAGTCCGCTCAGGTCGTCCCGTTGGGCCACCAGCTCCGGCAGCTGCAACCAATGCTCAAGGGCGTGGGGCGATGCCGTCAGCAGAGCCACGCCCTCGCCGAGCTCAGCCACCTGACGCTGCAGGCGTTGATCCCCCAGCTGATGCTGATCCGGGAGCTGCGAGACATCGAGGGCCTGCTCCAGCACGCCCCGGCCTGAGGCCACGAGAAGCAGATCATCGTCAATCAAGGCCGTGGCCAGGGGTTGGGGGTCATGCCCCACCAACGCTCCCTGGCCGCTAATCACACCGATGCCGCGATAACTGCTGATCTGGAGGTCGGTGCCCGCCAGGCTGCGGGTCTGCCAGAACCGTTGCAGAAAGCGCCGGGCGCCGTCGTTATCCCGACTGGTTAAAGCCAACACCCAACCGGCGTTGGTGTCCCCATCGATGAGGGTGAGGCTGACCTCCTCACCAAGCCAGGGCTCCAACTCAAGGCCGAACTGGAGACCCGCCAAGGCAAAGACGCCTTCGCGCCACTGCCGTGCACCATCTCGGGCATCGCGGCGTTGGGACGCAGGGGCAACGGCCTGGGCATAGGCCGGCAACCGTCCGGGATCGGCCAGCCAATGGACGGACAAATCAGCATCCCGGGGCACAAATCGGGCCGCCCGAGGCAGATGCAACGGCTGCTCTGCCAGCTGCAGGGGGCTCTGGCGGTTCATAGTCCAGAGCAGGCCAACGGCCAGCAGAAGCAGCGACAGCAGCACAGCGCCGGCAGCGCTGAGGAAGGGGCGGGCCTTCATGGGCCGGCGGTCTCGGGTCGCCTCATCTTTGTCCATCACCGCAGAATGGCGCCATGGGCCAATCCCAACAACCACAATCAATCCAAGCCTCTGAACTGCAGCAATGGCTGCAAAGCGAGCGACCTTCCCCGCAACTGGTGGATGTGCGCGAGGAGGCTGAGCTTGCGATCGCTGCCTTCCCTGGTGCGGTGCTGCACCGCCCCCTAAGCCAATCGAATGAATGGCTTGGAACACTCCAGGCCGACCTCAAACCCGATCAAGCCGTCGTGGTGGTCTGCCATGCCGGCGTGCGCAGCTACCACTTCGGCCTGTGGCTGCTGGACCAACCCTGGGGCCTTGAGGTGTGGAACCTTGAAGGAGGCATTGATGCCTGGAGCCTTCAGGTGGATCCCAGCGTTCCCCGCTACTGATGAGCAAGCCCCTGTCCCTTCGGCAAGAACAGGTGCTTCAGGCGACGGTGCACCATTACGTCGACACGATGGAGCCGGTGGGCAGCCGCACCCTGGTGCAACGCTTCGGCATCCCCGCCAGCTCCGCCACCGTTCGCTCCGCCATGGGGGCGCTTGAGCGCCGCGGACTGCTGCAGCAACCACACACGTCAGCCGGACGCGTTCCCAGCCCGATGGGATACCGGCACTACGTGGATGCGCTGCTGCCGGAACCCGGC
Encoded proteins:
- a CDS encoding DUF3352 domain-containing protein, with amino-acid sequence MDKDEATRDRRPMKARPFLSAAGAVLLSLLLLAVGLLWTMNRQSPLQLAEQPLHLPRAARFVPRDADLSVHWLADPGRLPAYAQAVAPASQRRDARDGARQWREGVFALAGLQFGLELEPWLGEEVSLTLIDGDTNAGWVLALTSRDNDGARRFLQRFWQTRSLAGTDLQISSYRGIGVISGQGALVGHDPQPLATALIDDDLLLVASGRGVLEQALDVSQLPDQHQLGDQRLQRQVAELGEGVALLTASPHALEHWLQLPELVAQRDDLSGLVASLRPEGSTLAVDGRLGFQQALGTDPWPGLTDLTASAGGHARWLAQLQSPARLLDPSESHPLAQWFAPVLEQHLADQPAADAVVEADDGPLLWQDQPEGWLLATRPQNPARDAVDARLQEQGLTRSELEGDGEVLSVWTRLVRQRGRQPGVDAQLAVAQVRSSALNWWGESLMALAQRQNGRALQPRLNQWQELTASSQPAQALLLADEPARALLGQWRPWALLQVMAGRPLQDQVRGLAVAIDVDRQEQGATEIPLHARLELG
- a CDS encoding rhodanese-like domain-containing protein, which gives rise to MGQSQQPQSIQASELQQWLQSERPSPQLVDVREEAELAIAAFPGAVLHRPLSQSNEWLGTLQADLKPDQAVVVVCHAGVRSYHFGLWLLDQPWGLEVWNLEGGIDAWSLQVDPSVPRY